One region of Streptomyces subrutilus genomic DNA includes:
- a CDS encoding DUF4190 domain-containing protein encodes MTPRTASRTPARTPAQIPARTGASGVARPPARSHDADAMAVTAFVLGLVGLLVMNLFLGPTAVVLGALALRRHTTRPGRARLGIALGLADLVVLACLVTADGTWSWSLT; translated from the coding sequence ATGACCCCGCGGACCGCTTCCCGCACCCCGGCCCGTACCCCGGCCCAGATCCCGGCCCGTACCGGAGCCAGTGGCGTGGCCCGGCCCCCGGCCCGTTCCCATGACGCCGACGCGATGGCCGTCACCGCGTTCGTCCTCGGCCTGGTGGGGCTGCTCGTGATGAACCTCTTCCTCGGTCCGACCGCCGTCGTCCTCGGCGCCCTCGCCCTGCGACGGCACACGACCAGGCCCGGCCGGGCCCGCTTGGGTATCGCCCTGGGCCTTGCCGACCTGGTGGTCCTCGCCTGTCTCGTCACCGCGGACGGGACCTGGTCGTGGAGCCTGACCTGA
- a CDS encoding TetR family transcriptional regulator: protein MTSHPGFRETQRRRTRRALLDAALAELEERSLGSLGLREVTRAAGVAPTAFYRHFRSMDELGTALVEEALESLQETVRGILAATGDAAQRGDAAVELVAELVRSRPAHVRFLVRERHGGVPAVREAIAGQLDVLAEEIGVAFAADPVSAGWDADDVTMLARLQVDHMFMTASAFLAASLRGEDWSAATDTARAQLRLIHLGRVNWPT from the coding sequence ATGACTTCGCACCCCGGCTTTCGTGAGACCCAGCGCCGCCGTACCCGACGCGCCCTCCTCGACGCGGCCTTGGCGGAGTTGGAGGAACGCAGCCTCGGCAGCCTCGGGCTCAGGGAGGTGACCCGGGCCGCCGGAGTCGCCCCCACCGCCTTCTACCGGCACTTCAGGAGCATGGACGAGTTGGGGACCGCGCTGGTCGAGGAGGCGCTGGAGAGTCTGCAGGAGACCGTGCGGGGCATCCTCGCGGCGACCGGAGACGCCGCCCAGCGCGGCGACGCGGCGGTGGAGCTCGTCGCCGAACTGGTACGCAGCCGACCCGCGCACGTCCGATTCCTGGTTCGCGAGCGCCACGGCGGGGTGCCGGCGGTACGCGAGGCCATCGCCGGGCAACTCGACGTCCTCGCCGAGGAGATAGGCGTTGCGTTCGCCGCCGATCCCGTCAGCGCGGGCTGGGACGCCGACGACGTGACGATGCTTGCCCGGCTGCAGGTGGATCACATGTTCATGACGGCCTCGGCGTTCCTGGCCGCCTCGCTCCGGGGGGAGGACTGGTCGGCCGCCACCGATACCGCCCGTGCCCAGCTCCGGCTGATCCATCTCGGGCGGGTGAACTGGCCGACGTGA
- a CDS encoding GNAT family N-acetyltransferase, producing the protein MATNHARRIRRAEPDEAGGLEALQERSSTHWGYPPGYFDWAGDALAIPDAYVRDNPVFVLEEDGRSVGFYAFTEQDGNLLLDKLFVDADEIGKGHGRLLWLHAIQTARTLGRSEFVVASDPNAAPFYAAMGAVQYATKPTPEPSWTLHMFRYTLTN; encoded by the coding sequence GTGGCAACCAACCATGCCAGGCGGATCCGACGCGCCGAACCCGACGAGGCCGGCGGGCTCGAAGCGCTCCAGGAGCGATCGTCGACCCACTGGGGGTACCCGCCCGGCTACTTCGACTGGGCGGGTGACGCCCTGGCGATTCCAGATGCCTACGTCCGCGACAACCCGGTCTTCGTGCTGGAGGAGGACGGCAGGAGCGTCGGCTTCTACGCTTTCACCGAGCAGGACGGGAACCTGCTCCTGGACAAGCTCTTCGTCGACGCCGATGAGATCGGCAAGGGCCACGGCAGGCTTCTCTGGCTGCACGCGATCCAGACCGCGCGCACCCTTGGACGATCGGAGTTCGTCGTAGCGTCGGATCCGAACGCCGCCCCGTTCTACGCGGCCATGGGCGCGGTCCAGTACGCGACGAAGCCGACCCCCGAGCCGTCCTGGACCCTGCACATGTTCCGCTACACCCTTACGAACTAA
- a CDS encoding polysaccharide lyase 8 family protein, translating to MTRFSTRRTFLRATGGTALALGLTTGPLPDAHATAADEFGDLRAKWRALMLGTGFSPTTEPFKSRLAELGARAAAYRSTMVPAVGSLWPELVWADPEPDADQESYGYSQRMTDSFSRLSVMAQAYCQQGTGLTGNAALAADIVAGLDHVYAGIYNEGQTRFGNFYSWQIGAPQALLDVCVLMHDQLSATRIVNYCRAVDHFVPDSAVASYTGTSTGANRVDLCRVLILRGIVGGSSAKIALGRNALSPVFPYVTSGDGLYADGSFIQHTSVPYAGTYGAVMLGGLGSLLALLAGSSWTVTDPNRQIVFDAVENAWAPFLYNGLVMDGVSGRGVSRGVHADDPKQVQVDDHLRGHGILSAIVLLGRGASAAENARWRGLVKGWLQRDYYSPLLSDPWLSLAGLASLKSVVDDASVAPLAEPTGHRLFPSMARATHRRPRWAASISMASKRITYYETGNGENLRGWHTGSGMLYWWGDSYANGQYSDAFWPTVDPYRLPGTTNSRKVLADGAGGDWGAAKPDVNWVGGATDGNRAAIGQYLRGPQSTLTAKKSWFCLDDSVVCLGAGIKCTDGTGVESVIENRNLGRGGVHALTVDGTVKPVSHPWSQTLTGATWAHIAGMGGYVFPGGATVKGLREERTGKWSDINRGMAGTPITRRYLTLYADHGTDPSDASYAYLLMPGVSTAQTAARAADTGWLQILANTDSQQGVRVPSLGFTGVNFWFGGAVGTLTASAPCAVMISEKGDGTAVICVSDPMRMQTGLTLTWNRAVASVISKPSTVTAAVTGASLSLAFGDLSGTFGATQKITVALG from the coding sequence ATGACGCGCTTCTCGACCCGTCGCACCTTCCTGCGTGCCACCGGCGGCACGGCACTGGCCCTCGGACTCACCACCGGCCCGCTGCCGGACGCTCACGCCACGGCCGCGGACGAGTTCGGCGATCTGCGGGCCAAGTGGCGCGCCCTGATGCTCGGTACGGGCTTCAGCCCGACGACCGAGCCGTTCAAGAGCAGACTGGCCGAACTGGGCGCCCGGGCCGCCGCGTACCGGTCGACCATGGTCCCGGCCGTCGGGTCCCTGTGGCCCGAACTGGTGTGGGCCGATCCGGAGCCGGACGCGGACCAGGAGTCCTACGGCTACTCACAGCGCATGACCGACAGCTTCTCCCGGCTGTCCGTCATGGCGCAGGCGTACTGTCAGCAGGGCACCGGGCTCACCGGGAACGCCGCCCTGGCGGCCGACATCGTCGCCGGACTGGACCACGTGTACGCCGGGATCTACAACGAGGGGCAGACGCGCTTCGGGAACTTCTACAGCTGGCAGATCGGCGCCCCGCAGGCGCTGCTCGACGTGTGTGTGCTGATGCACGACCAGTTGTCGGCGACGCGGATCGTGAACTACTGCCGGGCCGTGGACCACTTCGTGCCCGATTCGGCCGTGGCCAGTTACACCGGCACGAGCACCGGTGCCAACCGGGTCGACCTGTGCCGGGTGCTGATCCTGCGCGGCATCGTCGGTGGCAGCTCGGCCAAGATCGCCCTCGGCCGGAACGCGCTCTCGCCCGTCTTCCCGTACGTCACCTCCGGCGACGGCCTCTACGCCGACGGGTCCTTCATCCAGCACACCTCCGTCCCCTACGCCGGCACGTACGGTGCGGTCATGCTGGGTGGCCTGGGGAGTCTGCTCGCGCTGCTGGCGGGTTCGAGCTGGACGGTGACCGATCCGAACCGGCAGATCGTTTTCGACGCCGTGGAGAACGCCTGGGCGCCGTTCCTCTACAACGGCCTGGTCATGGACGGCGTTTCCGGGCGCGGAGTGAGCCGCGGCGTCCACGCTGACGACCCCAAGCAGGTCCAAGTGGACGATCACCTCCGCGGCCATGGCATCCTGTCGGCCATCGTGCTGCTGGGCCGGGGGGCGAGCGCGGCCGAGAACGCCCGGTGGCGGGGGCTGGTGAAGGGGTGGCTGCAGCGCGACTACTACAGCCCGCTGTTGAGTGATCCCTGGCTGAGTCTGGCGGGTCTGGCCTCGTTGAAGTCGGTGGTGGACGACGCATCCGTCGCGCCCCTCGCCGAGCCGACCGGGCACCGGCTCTTCCCCTCCATGGCGCGGGCCACCCACCGGCGCCCGCGCTGGGCCGCCTCGATCAGCATGGCGAGCAAGCGGATCACGTACTACGAGACCGGCAACGGGGAGAACCTGCGCGGCTGGCACACCGGCTCCGGAATGCTGTACTGGTGGGGCGACTCGTACGCCAACGGACAGTACAGCGACGCGTTCTGGCCCACCGTCGACCCCTACCGGCTGCCCGGCACCACCAACTCCCGCAAGGTGCTGGCGGACGGTGCCGGCGGTGACTGGGGCGCGGCCAAGCCGGACGTGAACTGGGTGGGCGGCGCCACCGACGGCAACCGTGCCGCGATCGGCCAGTACCTGCGGGGCCCGCAGAGCACCCTGACGGCGAAGAAGTCCTGGTTCTGCCTGGACGACTCCGTCGTGTGCCTGGGCGCGGGCATCAAGTGCACCGACGGCACCGGGGTCGAGTCGGTCATCGAGAACCGCAACCTCGGGCGCGGCGGCGTCCATGCGCTCACCGTCGACGGCACGGTGAAGCCGGTCAGCCACCCCTGGTCGCAGACCCTGACCGGTGCGACCTGGGCGCACATCGCCGGCATGGGCGGGTACGTCTTCCCCGGCGGCGCGACGGTCAAGGGCCTGCGCGAGGAGCGCACCGGCAAGTGGAGCGACATCAACCGCGGCATGGCCGGCACCCCGATCACCCGGCGCTACCTGACCCTGTACGCCGACCACGGCACCGACCCGTCGGACGCGAGCTACGCCTACCTCCTCATGCCAGGTGTGAGCACCGCGCAGACCGCCGCGCGCGCGGCCGACACCGGCTGGTTGCAGATCCTCGCCAACACCGACAGCCAGCAGGGCGTCCGCGTACCGTCGCTGGGGTTCACCGGGGTCAACTTCTGGTTCGGCGGCGCGGTCGGGACGCTCACCGCCAGCGCGCCCTGTGCGGTGATGATCTCGGAGAAGGGCGATGGCACCGCGGTGATCTGCGTCAGTGACCCGATGCGCATGCAGACCGGTCTGACGCTGACCTGGAACCGGGCGGTGGCGTCGGTGATCTCCAAGCCCTCCACCGTCACCGCAGCGGTCACCGGCGCCTCGCTGAGCCTTGCCTTCGGCGACCTCAGCGGCACCTTCGGCGCCACACAGAAGATCACCGTCGCCCTCGGCTGA
- a CDS encoding glycoside hydrolase family 15 protein, whose protein sequence is MSDWRPIEKRQGYLPVEDHGLVGDGRGSALVGRDGSVGFMCVPRFDSSPVFCPLLDHRNGGRLSLAPEGVRVSRQHYLDGTGVLVTELMTDSGTVEVTDAFVLHPGARLEDDAAAGTGAFVRRARVTHGHVDLRVCIRPRGGGRVRKVDDRWQVHCPLQRLTLHLRSSSPLSGLEDTVTLSSGQDWWMSLSWDEPAREPGGGADRHITDTVRAWRRWSSRLVLPHVPRADLVRRSAITLKLLDNVENGAIVAAPTSSLPERIGGSRNWDYRYAWIRDAAYTVFALRRIGLPMEAGGFLSWALAAVERDGRPRVLYDLDGLPPAPETIDADLEGYRGSAPVRWGNAAGEQVQHDVYGEILDCAFQWAATGGTFRPGLWDTLAGLAESARTAWSRPDSGIWEVRSSERPFTYSAAMCQVALDRAARLARRLGLPGDAGTWAEEARRLTDRILADAWDERKGALTEHMSPGGGLDASLLALPLRRVLPADHPRMIATTRAIADQLGAGNGLLYRYLPEESPDGLDQSEGAFLLCSFWLVDNLAGQGRVEEAGELFEQLCSHTSPLGLLPEQIDPGSGCFLGNFPQGLSHVGLISSAVVLARTQGGVPPELTTAAWFDHESEEHAGHRPGPDTAATG, encoded by the coding sequence ATGAGCGACTGGCGGCCAATCGAGAAGCGGCAGGGATACCTGCCGGTCGAGGACCACGGGCTGGTGGGCGACGGTCGCGGCAGCGCCCTGGTGGGTCGTGACGGCTCGGTCGGGTTCATGTGCGTTCCCCGCTTCGACTCCTCGCCGGTTTTCTGCCCTCTTCTCGATCATCGCAACGGGGGCCGGCTGTCCCTCGCCCCTGAAGGGGTGCGTGTGAGCCGCCAGCACTACCTCGACGGCACCGGAGTCCTGGTCACGGAACTGATGACGGATTCCGGAACCGTGGAAGTGACCGACGCGTTCGTGCTGCACCCCGGAGCGCGCCTCGAAGACGACGCCGCCGCCGGCACCGGTGCGTTCGTACGACGCGCACGTGTCACTCACGGGCACGTGGACCTGCGCGTTTGTATCCGACCACGCGGCGGTGGCCGCGTCCGGAAAGTGGACGACCGCTGGCAGGTGCACTGCCCCTTGCAGCGGCTGACGCTGCACCTGCGGTCCTCCAGTCCTCTTTCCGGACTGGAAGACACCGTGACGCTGTCATCGGGACAGGACTGGTGGATGTCGCTGAGCTGGGACGAGCCCGCGCGCGAACCGGGAGGGGGAGCAGATCGCCACATTACCGACACGGTGCGGGCATGGCGGCGGTGGTCATCCCGGTTGGTGTTGCCACACGTGCCGAGGGCGGATCTGGTACGCCGGTCAGCCATCACGCTCAAGCTGCTCGACAACGTCGAGAACGGCGCGATCGTCGCCGCACCCACCAGCTCCCTTCCTGAACGCATCGGGGGCAGTCGGAACTGGGACTACCGCTACGCATGGATACGAGATGCCGCGTACACCGTGTTCGCGCTGCGACGCATCGGGTTGCCGATGGAGGCCGGCGGGTTCCTGTCCTGGGCCCTCGCTGCCGTCGAGCGCGACGGCCGTCCTCGCGTCCTGTACGACCTCGACGGGCTGCCTCCGGCGCCGGAGACCATTGATGCCGACCTGGAGGGCTACCGCGGCTCCGCCCCCGTGCGCTGGGGCAACGCGGCGGGCGAACAGGTGCAGCACGACGTGTACGGAGAGATCCTCGACTGCGCGTTCCAGTGGGCGGCCACCGGCGGGACCTTCCGCCCCGGGCTGTGGGACACCCTCGCGGGGCTGGCCGAGAGCGCACGTACGGCCTGGAGCCGCCCGGACAGCGGTATCTGGGAGGTGAGGTCCAGCGAGCGCCCCTTCACCTACTCGGCGGCCATGTGCCAGGTAGCGCTCGACCGGGCGGCACGCCTCGCCCGGCGCCTCGGGCTACCGGGGGACGCCGGCACATGGGCGGAGGAGGCCCGGCGCCTTACGGATCGGATTCTCGCCGACGCGTGGGACGAGAGGAAGGGCGCCCTCACCGAGCACATGTCGCCGGGTGGCGGCCTGGATGCCTCGCTGCTGGCGCTGCCGCTGCGCAGGGTCCTGCCCGCTGACCATCCACGCATGATCGCGACCACACGTGCGATCGCTGACCAGCTGGGAGCGGGCAACGGCCTGCTCTACCGCTACCTGCCCGAGGAGTCCCCCGATGGCCTGGACCAGTCGGAGGGGGCGTTCCTGCTCTGCAGCTTCTGGCTGGTGGACAACCTGGCCGGCCAAGGCCGCGTCGAGGAGGCCGGCGAGCTGTTCGAGCAGCTGTGCTCGCACACCTCGCCGCTGGGCCTGCTGCCCGAGCAGATCGACCCCGGCAGCGGCTGCTTCCTCGGCAACTTTCCCCAAGGCCTCAGCCACGTCGGCCTCATATCCAGCGCCGTGGTGCTGGCGCGGACGCAAGGAGGCGTACCGCCGGAGCTGACCACGGCGGCCTGGTTCGACCACGAATCGGAGGAGCACGCCGGGCATCGGCCGGGACCTGACACGGCAGCGACCGGGTGA